From the Canis lupus baileyi chromosome 37, mCanLup2.hap1, whole genome shotgun sequence genome, one window contains:
- the SLC17A4 gene encoding LOW QUALITY PROTEIN: probable small intestine urate exporter (The sequence of the model RefSeq protein was modified relative to this genomic sequence to represent the inferred CDS: inserted 2 bases in 1 codon; substituted 4 bases at 4 genomic stop codons): MNLSIAMPATVNNTTLLGPLNASMERPSTDSQDSWNETLXEFKGVAPTCDWSPEVQGIILSSINYVSILAQIPTGYIAGIFEAKYLVGVGLLLSSILTFFIPLAADAGVALLMVLQIVQGIAQVMVLTSQYXIWVKWAPPLEKNQLIRIAVSGNLLGSFNTWLGGGFLCQTKGXPSIFYISGGIGCACFVLWFPLVYNDPIDHLSISTGEKEYIMYSLDQQDCSQAXSLPVKAMIKSLPLWGILVFYFSEYWIFYFFIAYMPTYISSVLXANLRDSRILSVLLISIAFISTILGGLLADFLLSRKILRLMTIRKFSTAIGVVVPSVVLVSLHWVRSNLSTSMVSLALSSTTTFCYAGALINFLDIVPRYTGFLRGMSQDFGHLSGAISSAVAGFLINQDSESGWRNVFLTSASIYVLGLVFYIIFGRAEVQDWATGQTLSSEQTRCLPFSCSAMHRLPSWTFPLSTCFTG, encoded by the exons ATGAATCTGAGCATTGCCATGCCAGCTACGGTGAACAACACAACCCTGCTTGGCCCACTCAATGCCTCCATGGAAAGGCCTTCCACAGACTCCCAGGACAGCTGGAATGAAACTCTATAGGAATTCAAGGGAGTg GCTCCTACATGTGACTGGAGTCCTGAAGTCCAAGGGATCATTCTCAGCTCCATCAACTATGTCTCAATCTTGGCTCAAATTCCTACTGGGTATATAGCTGGAATTTTTGAAGCTAAGTATTTggttggtgttggcctgcttctTTCCTCCATCTTGACCTTCTTCATTCCACTGGCAGCTGATGCAGGAGTGGCCTTGCTCATGGTCCTTCAGATAGTTCAAGGAATAGCTCAG gttATGGTATTGACAAGCCAGTATTAAATTTGGGTCAAATGGGCTCCCCCACTAGAAAAGAATCAACTCATCCGCATTGCTGTATCAGGTAATT TGTTGGGATCCTTCAATACTTGGCTTGGCGGCGGTTTCCTCTGCCAGACCAAAGGGTGACCTTCTATCTTCTATATCTCTG GTGGAATTGGCTGTGCCTGTTTTGTTCTCTGGTTTCCTCTTGTTTATAATGACCCCATAGATCATCTATCTATCAGTACCGGTGAGAAGGAATATATCATGTATTCACTGGATCAACAG GACTGTTCACAGGC GTCTCTTCCCGTAAAGGCTATGATCAAATCCCTACCACTTTGGGGCATTTTAGTCTTTTATTTCAGTGAatattggattttttattttttcatagcatATATGCCAACATACATTAGCTCTGTACTTTAAGCTAACCTCAGAGAT AGTAGAATCCTGTCAGTCCTGCTGATAAGTATTGCCTTCATCAGCACTATCCTTGGAGGTCTACTGGcagattttcttctctccagAAAAATTCTCAGACTCATGACCATCAGGAAGTTCTCCACTGCCATAG GGGTTGTCGTCCCATCTGTGGTTCTCGTGTCCCTGCATTGGGTCAGATCCAACCTCAGCACCAGTATGGTCTCCTTGGCCCTATCTTCTACCACCACTTTCTGCTATGCAGGAGCCCTCATTAACTTCTTGGATATTGTTCCTCG GTACACCGGCTTTCTCAGGGGCATGTCACAAGACTTTGGTCACCTATCGGGAGCCATTTCTTCTGCTGTTGCTGGATTTTTAATTAATCAG GATTCAGAGTCAGGCTGGAGGAATGTCTTCTTGACTTCAGCTTCTATTTACGTGTTGGGCCTGGTCTTCTACATCATCTTCGGCAGAGCAGAGGTCCAGGACTGGGCTACAGGGCAGACACTCAGTTCTGAGCAAACCCGATGCCTTCCATTCTCATGCTCAGCCATGCACCGTTTGCCCTCATGGACATTCCCTCTTAGTACCTGCTTCACTGGATAG